A single genomic interval of Psychroserpens sp. NJDZ02 harbors:
- a CDS encoding branched-chain amino acid aminotransferase, producing MATLTKNDIKITRTETSKISSIDFNNLAFGQVFSDHMLTCDYKDGKWQIPEIIPYSPITLDPSAKIFHYGQSIFEGMKAYKDANEDVFMFRPLENVKRLNLSANRLSIPELPEDYFYEGLKALLEVEKDWIPTAEGSSLYIRPFIFASGNGFHASPADEYKFIICTAPSGAYFSGKVNVLIEEKYSRSANGGVGFAKAGGNYAGQFYPTQLAKAKGYQQVIWTDDTTHEFIEEAGAMNVFIRINDTLLTSPTSDRILDGITRKSILQLAEAEGLKTEVRKVKVSELVEASKNGSLKEMFGAGTAAVISPISGFGFRDEDFEIPEQENSFASQLKNRIVAIQTNKVEDPFGWRVKL from the coding sequence ATGGCAACTTTAACCAAAAACGATATAAAAATTACAAGAACTGAAACGTCTAAAATCAGTTCTATTGATTTTAACAATTTAGCTTTCGGACAGGTGTTTTCTGATCATATGTTGACGTGTGACTATAAAGATGGTAAATGGCAAATTCCAGAAATCATTCCTTACAGCCCTATAACTTTAGACCCATCGGCTAAGATTTTTCATTACGGGCAATCTATTTTTGAAGGAATGAAAGCCTACAAAGATGCAAATGAGGATGTTTTTATGTTTAGACCACTTGAAAACGTGAAACGTTTAAACTTATCAGCTAACCGATTATCAATTCCTGAGTTACCAGAAGATTATTTTTACGAAGGTTTAAAAGCACTTTTAGAAGTAGAAAAAGATTGGATTCCTACAGCTGAAGGAAGTTCATTATATATTAGACCTTTTATTTTTGCATCAGGTAATGGGTTTCATGCCTCACCTGCAGATGAATATAAATTTATAATTTGTACGGCCCCTTCTGGAGCATATTTTTCTGGAAAAGTAAATGTATTAATTGAAGAAAAATATTCACGTAGTGCTAATGGAGGTGTTGGTTTTGCAAAAGCTGGAGGTAATTATGCTGGTCAATTTTACCCAACGCAGTTAGCTAAAGCTAAAGGATATCAACAAGTGATTTGGACGGATGATACTACTCACGAATTTATAGAAGAAGCGGGAGCAATGAACGTTTTTATACGTATCAATGACACCTTATTAACGTCTCCTACCAGTGATCGTATTTTAGATGGTATCACCAGAAAAAGTATTTTACAACTGGCCGAAGCTGAAGGTTTAAAAACTGAAGTAAGAAAAGTAAAAGTTAGCGAACTGGTTGAAGCTTCTAAAAACGGAAGTTTAAAAGAAATGTTTGGCGCTGGTACTGCTGCAGTAATTTCGCCAATTTCTGGTTTTGGATTTAGAGATGAAGATTTTGAAATTCCGGAACAAGAAAATTCTTTTGCATCACAATTAAAAAATCGTATTGTTGCTATACAAACTAATAAAGTAGAAGATCCTTTTGGATGGCGAGTTAAACTTTAA
- a CDS encoding DUF4920 domain-containing protein, which translates to MRNYFILFALLLVIVGCKTETKKDEAVEAAEERAKEISYKPFGKEIIANDAMASKSMIAKYRTLKAGDSIPAKVTLKVKEVCQAKGCWMTADLGDGNEVMVKFKDYGFFMPKDIAGELVIVNGMAYVKEVPVEEQRHYAEDKGASKEEIEAITEPKRTYSFEADGVLLVDTK; encoded by the coding sequence ATGAGAAATTATTTTATCTTATTTGCATTATTGTTGGTTATAGTAGGGTGTAAAACCGAAACTAAAAAAGACGAAGCGGTTGAAGCGGCGGAAGAGAGAGCAAAAGAAATTAGTTATAAACCTTTTGGAAAAGAGATTATAGCTAACGATGCTATGGCTTCTAAATCCATGATTGCTAAATATAGAACCTTAAAAGCAGGAGATAGTATACCTGCAAAAGTAACTTTAAAAGTAAAAGAAGTTTGTCAAGCTAAAGGTTGTTGGATGACAGCAGATTTAGGAGATGGTAATGAGGTTATGGTCAAATTTAAAGATTATGGTTTTTTTATGCCTAAAGATATTGCGGGTGAGTTAGTGATTGTTAATGGTATGGCTTATGTTAAAGAAGTACCAGTAGAGGAGCAACGTCACTATGCAGAAGATAAAGGCGCTTCTAAAGAAGAAATAGAAGCTATTACAGAACCAAAACGCACGTATTCTTTTGAAGCCGATGGTGTGTTATTAGTAGATACAAAATAG
- the mnmD gene encoding tRNA (5-methylaminomethyl-2-thiouridine)(34)-methyltransferase MnmD: MKPQIELTKDGSSTLLHPKYNALYHSTYGAIEESNFVYINAGLFAVLSSETEQDVKQPCSILEVGFGSGLNAFNTFLKTEALPVDINYVGIETFPVGLDIVEKLNYPELFLKKDKQDIFNTMHEVSWEEAHQISNQFTLEKRNHDIFNLKIKNHFDVIYYDAFGPGAQPELWTAPIFEIMYEALKKNGVLITYCAQGAARRAMISVGFKVERLPGPPNKRHILRAVKV; encoded by the coding sequence GTGAAACCACAAATTGAATTAACAAAAGACGGATCTTCAACCTTATTGCATCCAAAGTATAATGCTTTATATCATTCTACTTACGGCGCAATAGAAGAGTCTAATTTTGTCTATATAAACGCAGGATTGTTTGCTGTTTTGTCTTCGGAAACGGAACAAGATGTAAAACAACCCTGTTCTATTTTAGAAGTCGGTTTTGGCTCAGGTCTTAATGCTTTTAATACGTTTTTGAAAACAGAAGCATTGCCTGTTGATATAAATTATGTTGGTATTGAAACCTTTCCAGTAGGACTAGATATTGTGGAAAAACTAAATTATCCTGAATTGTTTTTGAAAAAGGATAAGCAAGATATTTTTAACACAATGCATGAAGTCTCTTGGGAAGAAGCACATCAGATTTCAAATCAGTTTACTTTAGAGAAACGCAATCATGATATTTTTAATTTAAAAATAAAGAATCATTTTGATGTCATTTATTATGATGCATTTGGTCCGGGGGCTCAGCCAGAGTTATGGACAGCGCCTATTTTCGAAATCATGTATGAAGCGCTTAAAAAAAATGGTGTATTAATTACTTATTGTGCGCAAGGCGCAGCAAGGCGTGCTATGATAAGTGTGGGTTTTAAGGTCGAAAGATTGCCAGGGCCACCAAATAAACGTCATATTTTAAGAGCAGTAAAGGTTTAG
- a CDS encoding TIGR01777 family oxidoreductase, producing the protein MRILITGATGLIGTEIVKQCQKNNIAVNYLTTSKSKLSNSENYKGFYWDPSNNQIDKDCLDEVDAIIHLVGASISKCWTEAYKKTILLSRIQTSQLLFDTLKNTTNQVKHIISASAIGIYPNSLTNYYTEDTTEVSTSFLGQVVKQWEQAVDAFSTLNIMVSKVRIGLVLSSKGGALPEMAKPIKFGMGAAFGSGKQWQSWIHVTDLASLFLHILINELEGVYNGVAPNPETNSYLTKAIAKQLKRPLLLPNIPEFAMNLILGEMHILLFESQRVSSQKTEDTGFNFIHYNLQSALQAEY; encoded by the coding sequence ATGCGCATATTAATTACAGGAGCAACAGGATTAATTGGTACTGAAATTGTAAAGCAATGTCAAAAAAATAATATTGCTGTTAACTATTTAACCACTAGTAAATCCAAATTATCTAATTCCGAAAACTATAAAGGGTTTTACTGGGATCCATCAAATAACCAAATTGATAAAGACTGTTTAGATGAGGTAGATGCCATTATTCATTTAGTAGGAGCAAGTATTTCTAAATGTTGGACAGAGGCTTATAAAAAGACGATTTTGTTAAGTCGTATCCAAACGTCTCAATTATTATTTGACACGCTTAAAAACACGACTAATCAAGTCAAGCACATCATATCTGCTAGTGCAATTGGTATTTACCCTAATTCCTTAACCAATTATTATACAGAGGACACCACTGAGGTCAGTACCTCTTTTTTAGGGCAAGTCGTTAAACAATGGGAACAAGCAGTGGATGCTTTCTCTACTTTAAATATAATGGTCTCTAAAGTTAGGATTGGTTTAGTATTATCCTCTAAAGGAGGCGCACTGCCAGAAATGGCCAAACCCATTAAATTTGGTATGGGGGCGGCATTTGGTTCTGGAAAACAATGGCAATCCTGGATACATGTTACTGATTTGGCTAGTTTGTTTTTACATATATTAATTAATGAATTAGAAGGTGTTTATAATGGTGTGGCACCCAATCCAGAAACTAATAGCTATTTAACCAAGGCTATTGCAAAACAATTAAAACGCCCATTACTTTTACCTAATATTCCAGAATTTGCAATGAATTTAATATTAGGCGAAATGCATATTTTATTATTTGAAAGTCAAAGGGTCAGTTCTCAAAAAACAGAAGACACCGGATTTAACTTTATTCATTATAATTTGCAGAGTGCTTTGCAAGCCGAGTATTAA
- a CDS encoding T9SS type A sorting domain-containing protein: MKKVISLIFVFFFTLNTFAKTDKNCNSLLSENLPTAYTLTINVTNGSVLKLLEDNIIDQDVFEENTTIRLITRPAVGYKFSHWTGDISGNRLIADITMTGNKTVTAVYEVWEPATGIPVPEFGVFENYRMYDAVANRNPELTYNQNTEGGYYTHYIDNTDPNATNSNNNYGSLAVPRTSLPSASNIPPGSVIEYHGVSYPRGYTVLALTGTVERPIFIRGASADQRVTFSGNTPFYMNSAYVIMENLEFEMSLTVRSYNIKQAHHVAVRNCNTKALSALSWEDGESSEDIVFYCNYNNSNAFDPADGTFSEADSMGIGINGNSNGIWIIDNIITRAGGDAVGNGHAANYTAKNYYVGRNIMYTCGENAIDIKEVDKVIVSENVMFDYNGWSSGSDGSAMVMHYGPTLSPKNVWILNNEIFECTSTGIQVGGDQVHDVYIIGNLIHDIHNDSNTAKGYISWSSQMVYMINNTFFNIDNGINSSISNPTATLFAVNNIVSNVSPNGYHMSIGGSAHMSNSVFENNLFYQPDGISNIEWGSNSYTLSQFMTNTSKGAGSIEAYPLFENSENINFRLQSNSPAIDAGIEHSTYQLYETLYGLNIKNDANGVVKPNGDHFDIGAYEFDFSNDNQLSNSSFVNSDINMYPNPVIDILVLENMSNVKDISIFNVTGQLIKSVSNLNNTINLDVSQLITGVYFIKFNTANGVSTKTLIKK, from the coding sequence ATGAAAAAAGTAATCTCCCTCATTTTTGTATTTTTTTTCACCTTAAACACATTTGCAAAGACCGATAAAAACTGTAATTCTCTATTATCGGAAAATCTACCTACAGCATATACTCTTACCATTAATGTTACCAATGGCTCTGTTTTAAAACTACTTGAAGACAACATAATAGACCAAGACGTATTTGAAGAAAACACTACAATTAGACTGATAACTCGTCCTGCTGTAGGATATAAATTTTCACATTGGACTGGCGATATTTCTGGAAATAGACTTATTGCGGATATTACTATGACGGGTAACAAAACAGTTACCGCTGTTTACGAAGTATGGGAACCTGCCACAGGAATACCAGTTCCAGAATTTGGTGTTTTTGAAAATTACCGTATGTATGATGCTGTCGCTAATCGTAATCCCGAACTGACTTATAATCAAAATACGGAAGGCGGCTACTACACACACTATATAGATAATACAGATCCTAATGCAACTAACTCTAATAACAATTATGGGTCTTTAGCTGTTCCAAGAACATCATTGCCAAGCGCTAGTAATATACCTCCAGGTTCTGTAATAGAATACCATGGTGTATCATACCCGAGAGGTTATACAGTACTTGCACTAACAGGAACTGTGGAAAGACCAATATTTATTCGTGGAGCATCAGCTGATCAACGTGTCACTTTTTCTGGCAACACACCTTTTTACATGAATAGCGCATATGTTATTATGGAAAATTTAGAATTTGAAATGAGTTTAACTGTTCGTTCTTATAATATTAAACAAGCACATCACGTAGCTGTTAGAAACTGTAATACAAAAGCATTATCTGCTCTTTCTTGGGAAGACGGTGAGTCGTCTGAAGATATTGTGTTTTACTGCAACTATAACAACTCTAATGCTTTTGATCCTGCAGATGGAACTTTTTCTGAAGCCGATAGTATGGGAATAGGTATTAATGGTAATTCTAATGGAATATGGATCATTGACAATATAATAACAAGAGCTGGAGGTGATGCTGTAGGAAATGGGCATGCTGCAAATTATACAGCAAAAAATTATTATGTTGGAAGAAATATAATGTATACCTGCGGAGAGAATGCTATAGATATCAAAGAAGTGGATAAAGTCATTGTTTCGGAAAATGTTATGTTTGACTATAATGGTTGGTCATCGGGTAGTGATGGTTCTGCAATGGTCATGCATTATGGTCCAACATTATCGCCAAAAAATGTATGGATTTTAAATAATGAGATCTTTGAATGTACTTCCACCGGTATTCAGGTTGGTGGTGATCAAGTACATGATGTCTATATCATTGGAAATTTAATTCATGATATACATAACGATTCCAATACTGCAAAAGGTTATATATCTTGGTCAAGTCAAATGGTTTATATGATTAATAATACGTTTTTTAATATCGATAATGGTATAAATTCTAGTATTAGTAATCCAACTGCAACACTATTTGCAGTTAATAATATTGTTTCAAATGTAAGTCCTAATGGTTATCATATGTCCATTGGAGGATCAGCTCATATGTCTAATTCCGTTTTTGAAAATAATCTTTTTTATCAACCTGATGGCATTTCTAATATAGAATGGGGATCAAACTCATATACACTTAGTCAATTTATGACCAATACAAGCAAAGGAGCTGGTAGTATTGAAGCCTACCCATTATTTGAAAATTCTGAAAATATTAATTTTAGATTACAATCAAATTCGCCCGCAATAGATGCTGGTATAGAACATTCTACTTATCAATTATACGAAACGCTTTACGGATTAAACATAAAAAACGATGCCAATGGTGTGGTTAAACCTAATGGCGATCATTTTGATATTGGTGCATATGAATTCGATTTCTCTAATGATAATCAACTATCTAATAGCAGTTTTGTAAATTCTGATATTAACATGTATCCTAATCCTGTCATTGACATATTAGTTTTAGAAAACATGTCCAATGTAAAGGACATTTCAATTTTTAATGTCACAGGTCAATTAATTAAAAGTGTGTCAAATTTAAATAACACGATAAATTTAGATGTATCTCAACTGATTACTGGCGTTTATTTTATAAAATTCAATACAGCAAATGGAGTAAGCACAAAAACTTTGATAAAAAAATAA
- a CDS encoding YoaK family protein yields the protein MFRHQGKSRTLKHNLRIATILSFVAGIVNVSGFLAFKQLTTNVTGHFALFINDVANLDFWKGTIFFLYIFSFLFGSFMSSFLIEKYRKNKKLNVFVVPTIIECLILITVGLLSDFTVINYPNLIICLLLFAMGLQNSFVTKISNAVVRTTHLTGLFTDLGIDLSLILFPKSEQQKEKLKANIKLRIYIILFFFAGGLMAGFLYSRLNFKLNTLIIGAFILLTSIVYDDVRYRLIMARRRYNQRKTISR from the coding sequence ATGTTCAGACATCAAGGCAAAAGCAGAACTTTAAAACATAATCTGCGAATTGCTACGATTTTATCTTTTGTTGCCGGTATAGTAAATGTTTCCGGTTTTTTAGCATTTAAACAATTGACCACCAATGTTACGGGGCATTTTGCATTATTTATTAATGACGTCGCTAATTTGGATTTTTGGAAAGGCACTATTTTTTTTCTTTATATCTTTTCGTTTCTATTTGGTTCGTTTATGTCTAGTTTCTTAATTGAAAAATATAGAAAAAACAAAAAACTAAATGTCTTTGTTGTACCAACAATTATAGAATGTCTTATCTTAATCACTGTTGGTCTTTTAAGCGATTTTACAGTAATTAATTACCCCAATTTAATTATTTGCTTACTCCTTTTTGCAATGGGACTTCAAAACTCTTTTGTAACCAAAATATCAAATGCTGTCGTCAGAACAACACACCTTACTGGCCTTTTTACCGACTTAGGGATTGATCTCTCTTTAATATTATTCCCTAAATCAGAGCAACAAAAAGAAAAATTGAAAGCAAATATCAAACTTAGAATTTATATCATTTTATTCTTTTTTGCAGGAGGATTAATGGCTGGTTTTTTATATTCTAGACTAAATTTTAAATTGAACACTTTAATTATCGGTGCCTTTATTCTATTGACAAGCATCGTTTATGATGATGTTAGATATAGACTAATAATGGCGCGTAGAAGATATAATCAAAGAAAAACAATTAGCCGATAA
- a CDS encoding alpha/beta hydrolase, with amino-acid sequence MKKISYYLILCVVLFGCKDNAQITDIIPNHDTFTIDSKAVNETRVITVWTPPKYKESTATFPVLYMPDGGIKEDFPHIANTLSKLIDSKSIPPIILVGIENTDRRKDLSGFSKIKADEDYCPLTDGAKNFRAFITDELFLEINKRYRTTAKKGIVGESLAGLFVVETLLLQPNAFDFYIAMDPSLWWNDMHLVKTATSRFQTFPDKDLKLWFAGSNAEDISVATNTFAELLKSSAAKHLNWKYSDEPNEAHNTIFRATKEKAFKWIMN; translated from the coding sequence ATGAAAAAAATCAGCTATTACTTAATCTTATGTGTGGTCCTTTTTGGGTGCAAAGACAATGCACAAATTACAGATATAATTCCAAACCACGATACGTTTACAATAGATTCTAAAGCAGTAAACGAAACTCGAGTCATAACCGTTTGGACACCTCCAAAATATAAAGAATCCACTGCAACATTCCCCGTTTTATATATGCCTGATGGCGGAATTAAAGAAGATTTCCCGCACATAGCCAATACCCTATCAAAACTTATAGATTCCAAAAGTATCCCTCCCATTATCTTAGTCGGTATAGAAAACACGGACCGAAGAAAAGATTTATCTGGTTTTTCTAAAATTAAAGCAGATGAAGATTATTGCCCATTAACTGATGGTGCTAAAAATTTTAGAGCATTTATAACTGACGAGTTATTTTTAGAAATAAATAAACGCTACCGTACAACTGCAAAAAAAGGAATTGTGGGTGAGTCTCTAGCTGGTCTATTTGTTGTGGAAACATTATTATTACAGCCTAATGCTTTTGATTTTTATATTGCAATGGATCCCTCGTTATGGTGGAACGATATGCATTTAGTAAAAACGGCAACATCACGTTTCCAAACATTTCCAGATAAGGACCTAAAATTATGGTTTGCAGGATCCAATGCAGAGGATATATCAGTTGCAACAAACACATTTGCCGAGTTATTAAAATCGAGTGCAGCTAAACATTTAAATTGGAAATATTCCGACGAACCTAACGAAGCACATAATACCATTTTTAGAGCGACAAAAGAAAAAGCCTTCAAATGGATAATGAATTAA
- a CDS encoding M48 family metallopeptidase — protein sequence MTPNTLFYIIITIIIISFIMDTILDALNAKHYNDVLPLDLQDVYDDEDYSKSQRYKAKNYKFGLLTSGFSLVLTLAFFFLDGFAFIDQIARQLTDNSIVVTLIFFGIIMLGSDILTTPFSYYKTFVIEEQFGFNKTTKQTFIFDKIKGWFMTIIVGGAILAALTWFYQTTGPQFWLYAWALVTLFTVIANLFYSRIIVPLFNKQSPLEDGTLRTAISEYAKTVGFNLDKIFVIDGSKRSTKANAYFSGFGSEKRVTLYDTLINDLEEDEIVAVLAHEIGHYKKKHIVFNLITSVLLTGLTLFILSLLIENPLLSDALGVSMPSFHIGLIAFGILYSPLSELTGLLMHWFSRKFEYQADDYAKKTYKAEPLITSLKKLSKNSLSNLTPHPAYVFMHYSHPTLLERIKNLSQ from the coding sequence ATGACTCCTAACACTCTTTTTTATATCATTATAACCATTATAATTATCAGTTTTATAATGGATACTATTTTAGATGCGCTTAACGCGAAACATTATAATGATGTCTTACCATTAGATTTACAAGATGTATATGATGACGAAGACTATAGTAAATCGCAACGTTATAAAGCTAAAAACTATAAATTTGGATTACTAACTTCTGGTTTTTCTTTAGTACTAACTTTAGCCTTCTTCTTTTTAGATGGTTTTGCATTTATCGATCAAATCGCGAGACAGTTAACAGATAATTCTATTGTGGTCACGCTAATTTTCTTTGGGATAATAATGTTAGGTAGCGATATCTTAACCACGCCGTTTTCCTATTATAAAACCTTTGTTATTGAAGAGCAATTTGGATTTAATAAAACAACAAAACAGACTTTTATTTTTGATAAAATTAAAGGTTGGTTTATGACCATTATTGTTGGAGGCGCCATTCTTGCGGCATTAACCTGGTTTTATCAAACTACAGGACCACAATTTTGGTTATATGCCTGGGCATTAGTAACGCTATTTACAGTAATTGCAAACCTGTTTTATTCTAGAATAATTGTCCCTCTTTTTAATAAACAAAGTCCATTAGAAGACGGAACTTTACGCACCGCCATCTCCGAATATGCTAAAACTGTAGGTTTTAATTTAGATAAAATTTTTGTTATTGACGGCTCTAAACGAAGTACAAAAGCGAATGCTTATTTTTCTGGTTTTGGAAGCGAAAAACGAGTAACACTTTACGATACATTAATTAACGATTTAGAGGAAGATGAAATTGTTGCCGTATTAGCACACGAGATTGGTCATTACAAAAAGAAACATATTGTTTTTAATTTAATAACTTCCGTTTTACTAACAGGATTAACCCTGTTTATTCTATCCTTATTAATTGAAAATCCTTTATTAAGTGATGCATTAGGGGTGTCAATGCCTAGTTTTCATATTGGACTAATTGCTTTCGGAATTTTATATTCACCTTTATCAGAATTGACAGGCTTATTAATGCATTGGTTTTCGAGAAAATTTGAATACCAAGCCGATGATTATGCAAAAAAAACATATAAAGCAGAACCTTTGATTACATCGCTTAAAAAATTATCTAAAAATAGTTTAAGCAATTTAACACCACATCCCGCTTATGTATTTATGCATTATTCTCATCCGACATTACTAGAACGTATTAAAAATTTAAGTCAATAA
- a CDS encoding TrmH family RNA methyltransferase has product MANKQISSTQNQLIKHIVLLKEKSRERKKTGTFIIEGEREIQLAITGQYVIETIFYFPDIYDVSKLNTFPETIDCIEVSKEVYQKIAYRATTEGIIAIVKSKPHHLESISFTNKKPLILIAEAPEKPGNIGAILRTADAANVDAVIIANPKTDLYNPNIVRSSVGCVFTNQIATGTTDAIITFLNKNNVAIYSAILQDAVPYHKQDYTQASAIVVGTEADGLSTAWREASKQNIKIPMQGAIDSMNVSVAAGILIFEAKRQRDFK; this is encoded by the coding sequence ATGGCAAACAAACAGATTAGTAGTACTCAAAATCAATTAATTAAACATATCGTTTTATTAAAAGAGAAATCGCGCGAACGAAAAAAAACAGGAACTTTTATTATTGAAGGCGAACGCGAAATACAATTAGCTATAACTGGTCAATACGTTATTGAAACCATTTTTTATTTTCCTGACATTTATGATGTCAGCAAACTGAATACGTTTCCAGAAACAATAGATTGTATTGAAGTTTCAAAAGAGGTGTATCAGAAAATTGCTTATCGTGCCACTACTGAAGGGATTATAGCTATTGTAAAAAGCAAACCTCATCATTTAGAAAGCATTAGTTTTACCAATAAAAAGCCGTTAATATTAATTGCCGAAGCGCCTGAAAAACCTGGAAACATCGGTGCTATTTTACGTACTGCGGATGCGGCCAATGTAGATGCCGTAATTATTGCTAATCCTAAAACAGATTTATATAATCCCAACATTGTACGTTCTAGTGTTGGTTGTGTATTTACCAATCAAATTGCAACAGGCACTACAGATGCTATTATTACTTTTTTAAATAAAAACAACGTTGCTATTTACAGTGCTATTTTACAAGACGCTGTCCCATATCATAAACAAGATTACACGCAAGCTTCTGCTATTGTTGTTGGCACAGAAGCTGACGGACTAAGCACTGCTTGGCGAGAAGCCTCTAAACAGAATATAAAAATACCTATGCAAGGTGCTATAGATTCTATGAATGTCTCTGTTGCTGCTGGAATTTTAATTTTTGAAGCTAAGCGTCAACGCGATTTTAAATAA
- a CDS encoding DUF6503 family protein, producing MKHLFYTLSLALILFSCKTETKPEVKTETKVEADTTKKKVEVKTKTYPENLTKVFNAHGGVDLWKSMKSLEYTQDKPDGKEVTITDLNNRKALLESENYTIGFDGTKPWFLNKTGKEFKGYDPKFGYNLMFYFYTMPFILSDDGIKFSEAEALVFEGVTYPGIKISYDNGVGATPEDIYVLYYNAETFKMEWLGYTVNFVPGIDTKELHFRRYSDWQDVNGLLLPKTITGYGFKDDKPTTPKTPNTFTDVKITKMAPEASQFVKPEKATFVE from the coding sequence ATGAAACATTTATTTTACACATTATCTCTAGCCTTAATTTTGTTTTCATGTAAAACGGAAACAAAACCAGAAGTAAAAACGGAAACTAAAGTTGAAGCCGATACGACTAAAAAGAAGGTAGAGGTTAAAACAAAAACGTACCCAGAAAACTTAACGAAAGTGTTTAATGCTCATGGAGGAGTAGATTTATGGAAGTCTATGAAATCTTTAGAGTATACTCAAGATAAGCCTGACGGAAAAGAAGTGACAATTACAGATTTGAACAATAGAAAAGCGTTGCTTGAATCTGAAAATTATACTATTGGCTTTGATGGAACAAAACCTTGGTTTTTAAATAAAACAGGTAAAGAATTTAAAGGTTACGATCCTAAATTTGGATATAATTTGATGTTTTATTTTTATACAATGCCTTTTATTTTGTCTGACGACGGAATTAAATTTTCTGAAGCTGAAGCACTTGTTTTTGAAGGAGTCACTTATCCAGGGATTAAAATATCTTATGATAATGGAGTAGGAGCAACACCTGAAGATATTTATGTTTTATATTATAATGCGGAGACTTTTAAAATGGAATGGTTAGGGTATACAGTAAATTTTGTGCCAGGAATTGATACTAAAGAATTACATTTTAGACGTTATAGTGACTGGCAAGACGTTAATGGATTACTATTGCCTAAAACGATTACAGGTTATGGATTTAAAGATGATAAACCAACAACACCTAAAACACCGAATACGTTTACGGATGTGAAAATCACAAAAATGGCACCTGAAGCTTCGCAATTTGTTAAGCCTGAAAAAGCAACATTTGTAGAGTAA
- a CDS encoding DUF6503 family protein gives MKHLFYTLCIGLLFISCKNETKTTTEKASELPKATTVVAKSNYPENISKVFEAHGGIDNWNQMQSLAFTMTKPDGKEITTVNLKSRQSLITMPAHVLGYDGKTVWLDNKSDAVYKGNPKFYYNLMFYFHTMPFVLADKGVNYEDAKPLSFDGVDYPGIKISYDNGVGESSDDEYVLYYNPTTFKMEWLAYTVTFNSKAKSEKWSFIKYGKWHTIEGIALPDTLTWYIVEDNLPVKKRNDLQFTDVTLSKQALPASTFAKPETGTVVE, from the coding sequence ATGAAACATTTATTTTACACTTTATGTATCGGACTACTTTTTATTTCATGTAAAAATGAAACTAAAACAACAACCGAAAAAGCTTCAGAGCTACCTAAGGCAACAACTGTAGTTGCTAAGTCAAATTATCCTGAAAATATTTCAAAAGTATTTGAAGCGCATGGAGGCATTGATAATTGGAATCAAATGCAGTCATTGGCTTTTACAATGACTAAGCCTGATGGAAAAGAAATAACGACTGTAAATTTAAAATCTAGACAGTCTTTAATTACAATGCCAGCTCATGTGTTAGGTTACGATGGTAAGACCGTATGGTTAGATAATAAAAGTGATGCGGTGTATAAAGGTAACCCAAAGTTTTATTATAATTTAATGTTCTATTTTCATACTATGCCATTTGTGCTAGCTGATAAAGGCGTTAATTATGAGGACGCAAAACCTTTAAGTTTTGATGGTGTCGATTATCCAGGAATTAAAATTAGTTATGATAATGGTGTAGGAGAGTCGTCTGATGATGAGTATGTTTTGTATTACAATCCAACAACATTTAAAATGGAATGGTTAGCCTATACTGTTACTTTTAATAGTAAAGCTAAAAGTGAAAAATGGTCGTTTATCAAATATGGTAAATGGCATACCATTGAAGGTATAGCATTACCTGATACTTTAACATGGTATATTGTTGAAGATAATTTACCAGTTAAAAAACGTAACGATTTACAGTTTACAGATGTTACTTTGTCTAAGCAAGCATTACCTGCTAGTACATTTGCAAAACCAGAAACTGGAACTGTAGTAGAGTAA